In a single window of the Pyrococcus sp. NA2 genome:
- a CDS encoding translation initiation factor IF-2 subunit beta yields the protein MEIDYYDYEKLLEKAYEELPENVKHHKSRFEVPGALVTIEGNKTIIENFKDIAEALNRDPQHLLKFLLREIATAGTLEGRRVVLQGRFTPYLIANKLKKYIKEYVICPVCGSPDTKIIKRDRFYFLKCEACGAETPIQHL from the coding sequence ATGGAGATAGATTATTATGATTACGAAAAGCTACTTGAGAAGGCCTATGAAGAGTTACCTGAGAACGTTAAGCATCACAAATCACGTTTTGAGGTTCCAGGAGCTCTCGTCACAATAGAGGGCAACAAGACGATAATAGAGAACTTTAAGGACATAGCTGAAGCCTTGAACAGGGATCCACAGCATTTATTGAAGTTCCTGCTTAGAGAGATAGCAACCGCTGGAACGCTGGAAGGAAGAAGGGTAGTCCTCCAAGGGAGGTTCACTCCATACTTAATTGCAAACAAACTTAAGAAGTACATAAAGGAATACGTCATTTGTCCCGTGTGTGGAAGCCCAGATACGAAAATCATTAAGAGGGACAGGTTCTACTTCCTTAAGTGTGAGGCCTGCGGTGCGGAAACTCCGATTCAGCACCTCTAG
- the minD gene encoding cell division ATPase MinD yields the protein MTRIISIVSGKGGTGKTTVTANLSVALGEMGKKVLAVDGDLTMANLSLVLGVDDVEATLHDVLAGEVKLEDAIYMTQFENVYILPGAVDWEHVIKADPRKLPDVIKSLKGEYDFILIDCPAGLQLDAMSAMLSGEEALLVTNPEISCLTDTMKVGVVLKRAGLAILGFVLNRYGRSENDIPPEAAQDVMDVPLLAVIPEDPAIREGTLEGIPAVKYKPESKGAQAFVKLAEEIDKLAGIKAKVMY from the coding sequence ATGACCAGGATCATCTCAATAGTCTCAGGAAAAGGAGGAACAGGGAAAACAACTGTAACCGCCAATCTCTCCGTCGCTTTAGGTGAGATGGGAAAGAAAGTTCTTGCCGTTGACGGGGATTTAACAATGGCAAATCTAAGCCTCGTTCTTGGAGTTGATGACGTTGAGGCAACCCTCCACGATGTTCTCGCTGGAGAGGTAAAGCTTGAAGATGCCATATACATGACTCAGTTCGAGAACGTATACATACTCCCTGGAGCCGTCGATTGGGAACACGTGATAAAAGCGGACCCAAGAAAGTTGCCAGATGTCATAAAATCTTTGAAGGGAGAGTATGATTTTATTCTAATTGATTGTCCCGCTGGACTCCAGTTAGATGCAATGAGTGCAATGCTTAGCGGTGAGGAAGCATTACTCGTTACGAATCCAGAGATCTCCTGTCTCACTGATACAATGAAGGTGGGAGTAGTTCTTAAAAGAGCTGGCTTGGCAATTCTCGGATTCGTGCTAAATAGATACGGAAGATCCGAGAACGATATACCACCAGAAGCAGCTCAAGATGTCATGGATGTTCCTCTTTTAGCCGTAATTCCTGAAGACCCAGCGATCAGAGAAGGAACCTTAGAGGGAATTCCAGCCGTTAAGTATAAGCCCGAAAGTAAGGGTGCTCAAGCCTTCGTTAAACTAGCAGAGGAAATAGACAAGCTTGCGGGTATAAAGGCTAAGGTGATGTACTAA
- a CDS encoding transporter, translated as MPSAEEMMSKQSSDLPLLIFRKPDLILLLFVAFAVNFLVIYGRKIPVGGNGGDTIIHMAMVRGIYLGRNPFLDQHYNVYPNWYPFLYHSLIALLAKLTHISIWSLMIWTPLIFAVLMVLSWYRLGEELNAGILLGSLSFLILKSQLFPNPKGLIPIFLPLFYLEVLRYQRSGKSRHLVCAGVILGLMLWSHYGATLPVLVGAFVYAILKKSKSLLLIPFVALLTFSPFLANVLAHIEPGASLMVEGVWSSDLYLSNAIKRIAPPIWALPLIILTLWLPRSRDEFWRFILVMIGSGIGVNLIPSLMFLVAGIRIFPSRFAIPLHYTYLLLYFYALSSIKNRKLVLYGLSLSIILYGSISFVQYNFHNPSTPPTLPTYTYVNFEDLAGNYTKGLVEVSKWINENTLRDDYLIGYPYTLEWIAGFTGRPVVAVTYGHGNPFLNMEQRRKDIQEFFTNPRKREEIIEKYGIKYVILCPFVEEKYNVTISNFSDDFKVVFHWGEFYILKAPSN; from the coding sequence TTGCCGAGTGCTGAGGAGATGATGAGTAAACAGTCGTCTGACCTTCCGCTTTTAATTTTTAGAAAGCCTGACCTGATTTTGCTTCTCTTCGTTGCATTTGCCGTCAACTTCTTGGTTATATATGGTAGGAAGATCCCAGTTGGTGGAAACGGAGGGGACACGATAATACACATGGCAATGGTAAGGGGGATATACCTGGGGAGAAACCCATTCCTTGACCAGCACTATAACGTTTATCCAAACTGGTATCCATTCCTGTACCACTCCCTGATAGCCCTGCTAGCAAAGCTCACCCACATCTCAATCTGGAGCCTCATGATATGGACGCCGCTTATATTCGCAGTGCTAATGGTGCTATCCTGGTACAGGCTTGGTGAAGAGCTGAACGCTGGAATTCTCTTAGGCTCACTCTCATTCTTAATCCTAAAATCTCAGCTCTTCCCCAATCCAAAGGGCCTGATTCCAATCTTCCTTCCCTTATTCTACCTCGAAGTTCTCAGATACCAGAGGAGCGGAAAAAGTAGGCACTTGGTTTGCGCTGGGGTAATCTTAGGGCTAATGCTATGGAGCCATTATGGAGCAACCCTACCAGTCCTTGTCGGGGCATTTGTCTACGCCATCCTCAAGAAGAGCAAGTCCCTACTCCTAATTCCTTTCGTGGCACTCCTCACATTTTCCCCATTCCTAGCTAATGTCTTAGCTCACATCGAGCCAGGAGCCTCTCTAATGGTTGAGGGAGTATGGTCAAGTGATCTTTACCTTTCCAACGCCATTAAAAGAATTGCTCCTCCGATATGGGCGCTCCCTCTAATAATTTTGACCCTGTGGCTCCCCAGGAGTAGGGACGAATTCTGGCGCTTCATCCTAGTTATGATTGGCAGTGGGATAGGAGTTAACTTAATACCATCCCTAATGTTTCTCGTTGCAGGGATTAGAATTTTCCCGTCGAGGTTTGCCATTCCCCTCCATTACACTTACCTACTACTGTATTTTTACGCATTGTCAAGCATAAAGAACAGGAAGCTAGTTCTTTATGGGCTCTCGCTGAGTATAATACTATATGGGTCGATATCGTTTGTTCAATATAACTTCCACAACCCGAGCACTCCCCCAACGCTCCCAACCTACACATACGTGAACTTTGAAGATTTGGCTGGCAATTACACTAAGGGCCTCGTAGAGGTTTCCAAGTGGATTAACGAGAATACTCTGAGGGATGACTACTTGATCGGCTATCCCTACACCTTGGAATGGATAGCTGGCTTTACCGGAAGACCAGTAGTTGCTGTAACATATGGACACGGAAATCCCTTTCTGAACATGGAACAAAGAAGGAAAGACATCCAAGAGTTCTTCACGAATCCCAGGAAAAGGGAAGAAATAATAGAGAAGTACGGAATTAAGTACGTAATCCTATGCCCATTCGTTGAAGAGAAGTATAACGTCACCATCAGCAATTTCAGCGATGACTTCAAAGTTGTATTCCATTGGGGAGAATTTTACATCCTGAAAGCTCCGTCAAATTAG
- a CDS encoding ATP/GTP-binding protein, with product MIIVFVGTAGSGKTSLTGAFGKYLEENYRVAYVNLDTGVKELPYEANVDVREFITVEEIMKEGYGPNGAIVESYDRLMSKFDYYLSEILKLEREADYVLIDTPGQMETFLFHEFGVKLMENLPYPLVVYLSDPEILKKPTDYCFVRFFALLIDLRLGATTIPALNKVDLLGEEEIERHRKYFEDLDYLTSKLKFDSSTQGLMAYKMCSIMKEVLPPVRVLYLSAKTRTGFEDLETLAYEHYCTCGDLT from the coding sequence ATGATAATAGTGTTCGTTGGAACGGCTGGGAGTGGGAAGACAAGCCTAACTGGAGCCTTTGGCAAGTATCTCGAGGAGAATTACAGAGTTGCTTATGTTAACTTAGATACTGGTGTCAAAGAGTTACCCTACGAAGCAAATGTAGACGTGAGAGAGTTTATAACGGTTGAAGAAATAATGAAAGAGGGATATGGACCAAATGGAGCCATAGTTGAAAGTTACGATAGGTTAATGAGTAAATTTGATTATTATCTAAGCGAGATTTTGAAACTTGAAAGAGAGGCGGATTACGTCCTTATAGATACTCCCGGTCAAATGGAAACCTTTCTCTTCCACGAGTTTGGAGTAAAGCTCATGGAGAATCTTCCATACCCACTCGTTGTATATCTCTCTGATCCAGAAATATTAAAGAAACCTACAGATTACTGCTTTGTTAGATTCTTTGCGCTCTTGATAGATCTCAGACTCGGAGCAACGACAATACCTGCACTGAATAAGGTTGACTTGCTTGGGGAAGAAGAGATTGAGAGACATAGGAAGTACTTTGAAGATCTGGACTACCTAACGAGTAAACTAAAATTCGACAGCTCTACACAAGGTCTCATGGCATATAAGATGTGCTCGATAATGAAGGAAGTGCTTCCACCGGTTAGGGTCCTCTATCTCTCAGCAAAAACTAGAACTGGATTTGAAGACTTAGAAACTCTTGCATACGAGCACTATTGCACATGTGGGGATTTGACCTAG
- a CDS encoding CBS domain-containing protein produces the protein MVGIQVQEVMTDRYAKIDISAPLSEAIGIIEKEDPDLILVFDGNVYKGVLTQDLIIRSHLKWDPTKAKVRDVYKPAPVLKPTDDLSHAAKLLLETDLRSLPVGESKAEIIGVINDIALLERVVAEEFGKKKVEEFMTKEVITLTPEDTVAKALAVMRDHGISRIPIVDEEGKLEGLVTLHDLILRFIKPRFRAQAGELVGEKIPPFSMKLREAMIRGVITILPDASVREAVATMKDNNIDGLVVVDENNKVVGILTVKDLLLPISRMVEKEARFYLQLGGDASALSEFTRERIINDIKKFVDGYSDLLGNEGIIYLYIRRFNEKFRGVHLYQARMRVVTDRGVFIARGETWGAIQAVHDAIRAIERQLLQKAELERDIRYAKRFIEKLELWR, from the coding sequence ATGGTAGGAATTCAAGTCCAAGAGGTTATGACAGATAGGTATGCAAAGATAGATATAAGTGCGCCTCTTTCTGAGGCAATTGGAATAATTGAAAAGGAGGATCCTGATCTAATTCTCGTGTTTGATGGTAACGTGTACAAGGGTGTTCTTACACAGGATTTAATCATAAGATCCCACTTAAAATGGGATCCAACGAAGGCCAAAGTTAGAGATGTTTACAAGCCGGCCCCCGTGTTGAAACCTACTGATGATCTTAGTCATGCCGCCAAGTTACTCCTGGAAACGGACTTGAGATCACTGCCCGTGGGAGAGAGTAAGGCTGAAATAATAGGAGTCATAAACGATATTGCACTGCTCGAGAGAGTCGTCGCGGAAGAGTTTGGAAAGAAGAAAGTCGAGGAATTCATGACTAAGGAAGTTATAACACTAACCCCAGAGGATACCGTTGCGAAGGCCTTGGCAGTAATGAGAGACCATGGAATATCAAGGATACCTATAGTTGATGAAGAAGGAAAGCTTGAAGGCCTGGTAACGCTCCACGACTTGATCCTGAGATTCATAAAACCAAGGTTCAGGGCCCAGGCAGGAGAGCTCGTAGGAGAGAAAATACCGCCCTTCAGCATGAAGCTTAGAGAAGCCATGATAAGGGGAGTCATAACGATACTACCTGATGCAAGCGTTAGAGAGGCAGTAGCAACCATGAAGGACAACAACATAGACGGGCTAGTAGTCGTCGATGAGAACAACAAGGTCGTTGGAATTCTAACGGTAAAGGACCTGTTACTTCCAATTTCAAGGATGGTCGAGAAGGAAGCTAGGTTCTACCTACAGCTCGGTGGAGATGCATCGGCATTAAGCGAGTTCACGAGGGAGAGGATAATCAACGACATAAAGAAATTCGTCGATGGTTATTCAGATCTCCTGGGCAACGAGGGAATAATATACCTGTACATTAGGAGGTTCAACGAGAAGTTCAGGGGAGTTCACCTGTACCAAGCTAGAATGAGGGTTGTCACAGACAGGGGAGTATTCATCGCTAGAGGTGAAACTTGGGGAGCTATCCAAGCAGTTCATGATGCAATAAGGGCAATAGAGAGACAGCTCCTTCAGAAGGCTGAGCTAGAGAGAGATATACGCTACGCAAAGAGATTCATAGAGAAGCTTGAACTTTGGCGCTGA
- a CDS encoding 30S ribosomal protein S6e, whose product MATFKLVISDPKSGIAKQIEITGDAAEKLIGKKIGDQIPVKELGIDLKALFGKDFPEDVKMEIRGGTDKDGFPMRPDVHGPRRVRILLSKGPGFRPKEKGERRKKTVRGNTISPEIVQVNVKLIY is encoded by the coding sequence ATGGCAACCTTTAAGCTTGTTATTTCAGATCCAAAAAGTGGGATAGCAAAGCAAATAGAGATTACGGGAGATGCAGCAGAGAAGCTAATTGGAAAAAAGATAGGCGACCAGATTCCAGTGAAGGAGTTAGGGATTGATTTAAAAGCCCTCTTCGGCAAGGACTTTCCAGAGGACGTTAAGATGGAGATCAGGGGAGGAACAGATAAAGATGGCTTTCCAATGAGGCCTGATGTGCATGGGCCCAGGAGAGTTAGAATCTTGTTATCGAAGGGTCCTGGATTTAGACCTAAAGAGAAGGGCGAGAGAAGAAAGAAAACTGTCAGAGGAAACACAATAAGCCCAGAGATAGTTCAGGTTAACGTTAAGTTGATATACTAA
- a CDS encoding cell wall-binding repeat-containing protein produces MAFAEDESYDLIIVRNDDLIDYLISLPYSHLINAPILPVNPKELDPVTKAQLYSYIQLGRDKALIIGNTNAVSLNIEKELKDMGFRVTRIGGADRTETAEKLALHFYPNGSKVVILASAWDYGSTLAASEFAMEYKCPILLTWENQLSPSALQGIEKLKAKIVILVGFGINETIEKTLEDMGYETYWIGRDIEPPPIETSTPQPQQPGTTSKPFFLGVIVTLIILSPIIAYLWRKRSKEISEFLEQLNEKELAVLRAIIENGGEVKQEELPYMVGYSRPTISRIIQDLEKKGIVEREKSGKTFIVRVIKKIKLD; encoded by the coding sequence ATGGCCTTTGCTGAAGATGAGAGTTATGATCTAATAATAGTTAGGAACGACGATCTAATTGACTATTTGATTTCCCTTCCCTATTCTCATCTGATAAATGCCCCAATACTCCCCGTAAATCCTAAAGAGCTAGATCCAGTAACAAAAGCTCAACTCTATTCTTACATACAATTGGGAAGGGACAAGGCGTTGATAATTGGAAATACAAATGCTGTAAGCTTAAATATTGAAAAAGAGTTAAAAGATATGGGATTCAGAGTTACGAGGATTGGAGGTGCTGATAGAACTGAAACAGCGGAAAAATTGGCTCTCCACTTTTATCCCAATGGAAGCAAAGTCGTTATCTTAGCAAGTGCTTGGGACTATGGCTCAACGCTTGCAGCCTCAGAATTTGCTATGGAGTATAAATGTCCAATTCTCCTTACGTGGGAAAATCAGTTATCCCCAAGTGCCCTCCAGGGAATAGAAAAATTAAAAGCAAAAATAGTGATTTTAGTTGGATTCGGGATAAATGAAACAATAGAGAAGACGCTAGAGGATATGGGATATGAAACATATTGGATAGGAAGGGACATTGAACCTCCTCCAATCGAAACTTCTACTCCCCAGCCACAACAGCCTGGCACAACATCCAAACCCTTCTTCCTGGGGGTCATTGTAACCCTCATTATCTTAAGTCCAATCATAGCATACCTTTGGAGGAAGAGAAGTAAGGAAATTTCTGAATTCCTAGAACAATTGAACGAAAAGGAGCTTGCCGTCTTAAGGGCAATAATTGAAAATGGAGGAGAAGTAAAGCAGGAAGAGCTTCCGTATATGGTTGGCTACTCAAGACCAACCATAAGTAGGATAATCCAAGATTTGGAGAAGAAAGGTATAGTGGAGAGAGAGAAGAGTGGGAAGACATTTATAGTTAGGGTAATAAAGAAGATCAAGCTCGATTAG
- a CDS encoding ATP-binding protein produces the protein MEREEIIERFVKFLREYTEEGEEPLYMGKIKDLLTITPKKSIAINWMHLNSYDPELANEVLENPEECILAAEDAIQIILKEDFLREDFPRVHARFHNLPKTLMVKEIGAEHINKLIQVEGVVTRVTEIKPFVSVAVFVCKDCGYEMVVPQRPYEGFVSVKKCEQCGSKNVQLDVEKSKFVNFQMFRIQDRPETLRGGQMPRFIDGILLDDIVDTAMPGDRVIVVGILRVIQEKREKVPTFKKVIEVNHIEPVSKELEELEISPEEEQKIRELAKRKDIVSAIVDSIAPAIYGYKEVKKGIALALFGGVSRTLPDGTRLRGDIHVLLVGDPGVAKCVDYETEVILGDGSRKKIGEIVEKAIKKAEKEGRLQRIDDGFYAPIDLEVYALDSRTLKIRKVKANIAWKRTAPERMLKIRTKKGREIKVTPTHPFFTFEDGTFKTRKATELRIGDKIATPREDNDPVNIPETCDEELEELLLNSDIFWDEVVEIEEYKPKNPWVYDLQVPEHHNFIANDLIVHNSQLLRYVANLAPRAIYTSGKSSSAAGLCVAPDTKVLTDKGEREIGKLVEEWMREVGEIKYKMGISFAPYLGKVRTFKGGKVICSPASRVWKLRAPEKLVKVTTESGRSIALTSETKLLTLENGEYSWIEAGNIRPGAYVGTLTGEKIIPRIRKTIVELANLYGIDVNLEEVKETLESIQKADISKMRVPGREETYEELLKKLENAKGKEKNELLIILSDASDVHEIVKEKVMKIKEIIESDIGWERVTKVELVDSPEYVYDLTVEGSHNFIANGFIVHNTAAVVRDEFTGGWVLEAGALVLADGGYALIDELDKMSDRDRSVIHEALEQQTISLSKAGITATLNARTTVIAAANPKHGRFNKMKRISEQIDLPPTLLSRFDLIFVLMDEPDEKLDSEIARHILRVRRGESEVVTPKIPHDLLRKYIAYARKNVHPVISEEAMEEIQKYYVKMRKSAKKSSEDEIKPIPITARQLEALIRLSEAHARMRLSPIVTREDAREAIKLMEYTLRQIAVDEAGQLDVTILEVGQSARKLSKVEKILDIIKKLERTSERGAKVEDILEEAMKVGIDKNEAREILEKLLIGGQIYMPETGYYRTV, from the coding sequence ATGGAGAGGGAGGAGATTATTGAGAGGTTTGTTAAATTCCTGAGGGAGTATACAGAGGAAGGTGAGGAACCTCTGTACATGGGTAAAATAAAGGATCTGCTAACGATAACCCCAAAGAAGTCCATAGCAATAAACTGGATGCATCTGAACTCTTACGATCCAGAGTTGGCCAATGAAGTTCTCGAAAATCCAGAAGAGTGTATCTTAGCGGCTGAAGATGCCATACAGATAATCCTCAAGGAAGACTTCCTAAGGGAAGACTTTCCAAGAGTTCATGCAAGATTCCATAACCTTCCAAAGACGTTGATGGTCAAGGAGATAGGTGCCGAGCATATAAATAAGTTGATTCAAGTAGAAGGGGTTGTAACTAGGGTTACGGAAATAAAACCATTCGTTTCCGTGGCAGTTTTCGTCTGTAAGGATTGTGGGTATGAGATGGTCGTTCCTCAAAGGCCCTATGAGGGATTTGTATCCGTGAAGAAGTGTGAACAGTGTGGAAGTAAGAATGTCCAGCTCGACGTCGAAAAGAGCAAGTTCGTCAATTTCCAGATGTTTAGAATCCAAGACAGGCCAGAAACTCTAAGAGGAGGACAGATGCCACGTTTCATAGATGGTATACTCCTAGATGATATAGTCGACACCGCAATGCCAGGAGATAGGGTAATAGTCGTCGGCATACTCAGGGTCATCCAGGAGAAGAGGGAAAAAGTTCCAACATTCAAAAAGGTAATAGAGGTCAACCATATAGAACCCGTAAGCAAAGAACTGGAAGAACTCGAGATATCCCCGGAAGAAGAGCAGAAAATCAGAGAACTGGCAAAGAGGAAAGACATAGTCTCGGCAATAGTTGACTCAATAGCACCGGCAATTTATGGATACAAGGAGGTTAAGAAGGGAATAGCCCTTGCATTGTTCGGAGGCGTTTCAAGAACTTTGCCCGATGGAACAAGGCTTAGAGGAGACATACACGTTCTACTGGTTGGGGATCCTGGAGTTGCGAAGTGTGTTGATTATGAGACTGAGGTTATCCTGGGAGATGGAAGTAGAAAGAAAATTGGAGAGATAGTGGAGAAAGCAATAAAGAAGGCCGAAAAAGAAGGAAGATTACAGAGAATCGATGATGGATTTTATGCCCCAATTGATCTTGAAGTGTACGCCTTAGACTCAAGAACTCTCAAGATAAGAAAGGTAAAAGCCAACATAGCATGGAAGAGAACAGCGCCTGAAAGGATGCTGAAGATTAGAACTAAAAAGGGAAGAGAGATAAAGGTAACCCCAACTCACCCATTTTTCACATTCGAAGATGGCACATTCAAAACTAGGAAAGCGACAGAGCTCAGAATTGGAGACAAGATAGCAACACCCAGGGAAGATAACGATCCAGTTAACATTCCCGAAACTTGTGACGAGGAACTTGAAGAATTGCTCTTAAATTCTGATATATTCTGGGATGAGGTCGTTGAGATAGAGGAGTATAAACCAAAGAATCCCTGGGTCTATGATCTACAGGTTCCAGAGCATCACAACTTCATAGCAAATGACCTTATAGTCCACAACAGCCAATTGCTCAGGTATGTAGCAAACCTAGCTCCAAGAGCGATATACACTTCAGGTAAAAGTAGCTCAGCCGCAGGCCTATGCGTTGCTCCAGATACTAAGGTATTGACTGATAAAGGGGAGAGGGAAATAGGAAAGCTTGTTGAGGAATGGATGAGAGAAGTTGGAGAGATAAAATACAAAATGGGAATTAGCTTTGCCCCTTACTTGGGAAAAGTAAGAACGTTTAAAGGAGGAAAAGTCATTTGCTCCCCAGCAAGTAGGGTGTGGAAGCTAAGGGCTCCAGAGAAGCTTGTAAAGGTAACAACGGAAAGTGGAAGGAGTATAGCACTTACAAGCGAGACGAAATTGCTCACCCTTGAAAATGGAGAGTACTCATGGATAGAAGCAGGAAATATAAGACCCGGCGCATACGTAGGAACATTAACTGGAGAGAAGATAATCCCTAGGATCAGGAAGACAATAGTTGAGTTGGCTAACTTGTATGGGATTGATGTTAACTTAGAGGAAGTAAAGGAGACACTTGAAAGTATCCAGAAGGCAGATATTTCAAAGATGAGGGTCCCAGGGAGAGAAGAGACTTATGAAGAACTTCTGAAAAAGCTAGAAAACGCCAAGGGGAAGGAGAAAAATGAACTTCTTATTATCCTAAGTGATGCAAGTGATGTTCACGAGATCGTGAAAGAGAAAGTAATGAAGATTAAGGAGATCATTGAATCGGACATCGGATGGGAGAGGGTAACGAAGGTTGAGCTTGTGGATTCTCCTGAGTATGTTTATGATTTAACGGTTGAAGGTAGCCACAACTTCATAGCAAACGGCTTCATAGTTCATAACACTGCTGCAGTCGTTAGGGATGAGTTCACTGGAGGCTGGGTTCTCGAGGCTGGAGCACTTGTGCTAGCAGATGGAGGCTATGCATTGATAGATGAGCTTGACAAGATGAGCGACAGGGATAGGAGCGTGATTCATGAGGCCCTTGAGCAACAGACAATAAGCTTATCGAAGGCCGGAATAACAGCAACACTGAACGCCAGAACAACGGTTATAGCGGCTGCAAATCCAAAGCATGGAAGATTCAACAAGATGAAGAGGATTTCCGAGCAGATAGACTTACCACCAACTCTATTAAGCAGATTCGACCTGATATTCGTCCTCATGGATGAGCCCGATGAGAAGCTCGACAGCGAGATAGCTAGGCACATCCTAAGAGTTAGGAGGGGAGAGAGCGAGGTTGTCACTCCGAAGATACCGCATGATCTGCTTAGGAAGTACATAGCCTACGCAAGGAAGAACGTCCATCCCGTGATAAGCGAGGAGGCCATGGAGGAGATACAGAAGTATTATGTAAAGATGAGGAAAAGTGCAAAGAAGAGTAGCGAAGATGAGATAAAACCAATTCCAATAACTGCAAGACAGCTTGAGGCCTTAATAAGGCTGAGTGAGGCCCATGCTAGGATGAGATTGAGCCCGATAGTTACCAGAGAAGATGCGAGGGAAGCGATAAAGCTGATGGAATACACCCTAAGGCAGATCGCAGTTGACGAGGCAGGTCAATTAGATGTGACAATTCTTGAAGTTGGTCAAAGTGCAAGGAAGCTAAGCAAGGTTGAGAAGATACTTGACATAATAAAGAAGCTCGAGAGAACAAGTGAGAGGGGAGCAAAGGTTGAAGACATACTTGAGGAAGCAATGAAAGTTGGAATAGATAAGAATGAGGCTAGGGAGATACTTGAGAAGTTACTCATTGGAGGACAAATCTACATGCCCGAGACTGGCTACTACAGAACCGTCTAA
- the nikR gene encoding nickel-responsive transcriptional regulator NikR, which translates to MELVRFSISIPSELLKKFDQIIEEIGYENRSEAIRDLIRDFIIRHEWEVGNEEVAGTITIVYNHDEGDVVKALLDLQHEYLDEIISSLHVHMDEHNCLEVIVVKGEAKKIKMIADRLLSLKGVKHGKLVMTSTGKELV; encoded by the coding sequence GTGGAGCTCGTGAGGTTTAGTATTTCAATCCCATCAGAGCTTCTGAAGAAGTTTGATCAGATAATAGAGGAAATTGGATATGAAAACAGAAGCGAGGCAATAAGGGATCTCATCAGGGATTTCATAATAAGGCATGAGTGGGAAGTGGGGAACGAAGAAGTCGCTGGAACGATAACAATCGTTTACAACCATGATGAAGGAGACGTCGTGAAGGCCTTGCTTGATCTTCAGCATGAGTACTTAGACGAGATAATTTCGAGCCTTCACGTCCATATGGATGAGCATAACTGCCTCGAGGTTATAGTTGTCAAGGGCGAGGCCAAGAAGATAAAGATGATAGCGGATAGGCTTTTGAGTCTTAAAGGAGTTAAACACGGGAAGTTAGTTATGACGTCAACTGGAAAGGAACTTGTCTGA
- a CDS encoding DMT family transporter, which yields MLTGILLALTSAFCWGTASVLIKVGLRGKSPISANIVRLYFSSLLYVIIFYFGGNFLEISELPLKYHILAFISAQFGFVIGDYFYFSALKLLGVSRTVPITSTYPLWTIVWAFLFLGREVTLRIITGAILIVLAIILVSKVESEEHRSLRGIIYAFITPISWSMAIVIMDWLSNTVSSLTLAGLRIIYAAIGVTFLSWKAIGEIKNISFQETIVISTAGLLGLILGQYTFVKSVALLGSQIATPVTAINPIISTSLAVIFLKEPPNWKIFVGLIMVVTGIWLISG from the coding sequence ATGCTAACGGGAATTTTGTTGGCACTAACATCGGCGTTCTGCTGGGGCACGGCTTCAGTTTTAATAAAAGTTGGGTTAAGGGGCAAAAGTCCAATATCAGCTAATATCGTGAGGCTCTACTTCTCATCTCTTCTCTACGTGATAATCTTCTACTTCGGAGGAAATTTCCTGGAGATAAGTGAGTTACCTTTAAAGTATCATATCCTTGCCTTTATTTCAGCTCAATTTGGATTCGTCATTGGAGATTACTTCTACTTTTCTGCTCTTAAACTTCTTGGAGTTTCAAGAACGGTTCCAATAACATCTACATATCCCCTCTGGACTATAGTTTGGGCATTCCTATTCTTGGGGAGAGAGGTTACCTTAAGGATAATCACTGGGGCGATTTTGATAGTTTTGGCAATAATTCTCGTTAGCAAAGTGGAGAGCGAGGAACATAGGAGCTTAAGGGGGATAATTTATGCTTTCATAACTCCCATATCTTGGAGCATGGCAATAGTAATCATGGATTGGCTTTCGAACACGGTATCATCACTAACATTGGCTGGGTTGAGAATAATTTATGCGGCTATCGGAGTAACCTTCCTTTCCTGGAAGGCTATAGGAGAAATTAAAAACATTAGCTTCCAGGAAACAATAGTTATCTCAACGGCTGGACTTCTAGGCTTAATCCTTGGTCAGTATACCTTTGTAAAATCCGTGGCATTACTTGGCTCTCAAATTGCAACCCCAGTTACTGCGATAAATCCGATAATATCAACGAGTTTGGCGGTGATATTCTTAAAGGAGCCTCCAAATTGGAAAATTTTTGTGGGCCTGATAATGGTTGTTACTGGGATATGGCTGATCTCTGGCTAA